The following proteins come from a genomic window of Lolium rigidum isolate FL_2022 chromosome 5, APGP_CSIRO_Lrig_0.1, whole genome shotgun sequence:
- the LOC124654149 gene encoding serine--tRNA ligase-like, with the protein MLDINLFRKEKGGDPELVRNSQRSRFESVELVDEVIVLDEAWRQRQFELDKIRQELNKTSKEIGKLKAKKQDATELIQSTEEIKGRLAAKETEVQEAKTTLDAKLVTIGNIVHESVPVSKDEANNAIVRTWGERRLEGNLKNHVDLCIMLDIVALEKGADVAGGRGYFLKGDGVLLNQALINFGLAFLRGRNFTPMQTPFFMRKEIMGKCAQLAQFDEELYKVTGDGEDKYLIATSEQPLCAYHLGDRIYPGDLPIRYSGFSTCFRKEAGSHGRDTAGIFRVHQFEKIEQFCVTSPNDNESWEMHEEMIKNSEDFYKEIGLPYQVVSIVSGALNDAAAKKYDLEAWFPASKTFRELVSCSNCTDYQARRLGIGYGQKKNDEQSKQFVHMLNSTLTATERTLCCILENYQKEDGVEVPKVLQPLMGGIDFLPFKRPLDNKQASDAKPNKSKPKGNAA; encoded by the exons ATGCTCGACATCAACCTCTTCCGCAAGGAGAAGGGCGGCGACCCTGAGCTTGTCCGCAACTCGCAGCGCAGCCGCTTCGAGTCCGTCGAGCTCGTCGACGAGGTCATCGTCCTCGACGAGGCGTGGCGACAGA GGCAGTTCGAGCTCGACAAGATCCGCCAGGAGCTCAACAAGACCAGCAAAGAGATCGGCAAGCTCAAGGCC AAAAAGCAGGATGCGACGGAGCTGATACAGAGCACAGAAGAGATTAAGGGCAGGTTGGCCGCCAAGGAAACGGAGGTACAGGAGGCCAAGACCACACTCGATGCCAAGCTCGTCACCATTGGCAACATCGTCCACGAATCTGTTCCCGTCAGCAAAGATGAG GCAAACAATGCTATTGTGCGGACATGGGGAGAGAGGAGACTAGAGGGGAACTTGAAGAATCACGTGGATCTTTGCATAATGCTTGACATTGTAGCTCTGGAGAAGG GTGCTGATGTAGCTGGTGGAAGAGGTTACTTCTTGAAGGGCGACGGTGTCCTCCTGAACCAGGCGTTGATAAATTTTGGGCTAGCATTCCTAAGAGGACGAAACTTCACACCAATGCAAACTCCGTTTTTCATGAGAAAGGAAATTATGGGAAAATGCGCCCAGTTGGCCCAATTTGACGAGGAGCTCTACAAG GTAACAGGTGACGGTGAGGATAAGTATCTCATAGCTACATCTGAGCAACCGCTATGTGCTTATCATCTAGGTGATCGAATTTATCCTGGTGATTTACCGATTAG ATATTCTGGGTTTTCCACCTGCTTCCGGAAAGAAGCTGGTTCACATGGGAGGGACACAGCCGGCATCTTCAGAGTCCACCAGTTTGAAAAGATCGAACAGTTCTGTGTCACAAGTCCAAACGACAATGAATCCTGGGAAATGCATGAGGAGATGATAAAAAATTCAGAAGATTTTTATAAGGAG ATTGGCCTACCATATCAAGTAGTTTCGATTGTCTCTGGTGCTCTTAATGATGCTGCAGCTAAAAAGTATGATTTGGAAGCATGGTTCCCTGCATCAAAAACCTTCAGAGAATTGGTGTCCTGTTCAAATTGTACAGATTATCAAGCAAGGAGACTTGGAATAGGCTATGGCCAGAAAAAG AATGACGAGCAATCCAAGCAGTTTGTTCACATGTTGAATTCTACCCTGACTGCAACTGAGAGGACCCTTTGCTGTATTCTGGAGAACTATCAGAAGGAGGATGGTGTTGAAGTGCCAAAGGTATTGCAACCATTGATGGGTGGAATAGATTTCCTTCCTTTCAAGCGGCCTCTTGATAACAAACAGGCTAGTGACGCCAAACCCAATAAGTCTAAACCTAAG GGAAATGCAGCTTGA
- the LOC124655020 gene encoding uncharacterized protein LOC124655020 has protein sequence MGQASSAVEKLRVHIFIVSRWRRGGLRAPSSPIRNIAGAYTAVLVASCVHLGSCAKKIWGYAVSGGNADLFGEERLHRYFQPFSFTYGFHYSSANVHHSVVHRQPCVRHDQLTGRGVTFLQCVLSRGMACKVRTCALSFWSRRRGVILVRR, from the exons ATGGGACAAGCCAGCAGCGCAGTGGAGAAGCTCCGCGTACATATCTTCATTGTGAGCAGATGGCGGCGCGGAGGCCTCAGAGCGCCCTCCTCTCCCATCCGAAACATTGCCGGAGCCTACACGGCCGTCCTCGTG GCTTCTTGTGTGCATCTGGGCTCTTGTGCTAAAAAAATATGGGGCTATGCAGTTAGCGGCGGCAATGCAGATCTTTTTGGTGAAGAACGTCTCCATAGGTATTTTCAGCCTTTCAG CTTCACATATGGATTTCACTACAGTTCTGCAAATGTGCACCATAGTGTTGTCCACCGCCAGCCTTGCGTCCGGCATGACCAGCTGACGGGCCGGGGTGTTACCTTTCTCCAGTGTGTTCTTTCCCGTGGGATGGCCTGCAAGGTCCGCACCTGTGCGCTGAG TTTCTGGTCGCGGCGTCGAGGTGTCATCCTTGTGAGGAGATAA